The Spinacia oleracea cultivar Varoflay chromosome 2, BTI_SOV_V1, whole genome shotgun sequence DNA segment GAGTTctatttttcaaattttaagtTGGTTCATTATGGATCGATGAAATCTAGGCCACTTATTTACTGGATTAACCCCATTGCAGGCGAAGAGTAAAATCTACTTGAATGCCTGAATCTGTGTTGAAAATAATGATACCAGACTCTGGAGTTTTAAGATGACAAAGTTTGAAAATAATGTTTTACACGTGTTTTTGTTACATTTTCTTAATTAGGTTAAGTTAGGAAAATATGCTATTGAAATCTTCATGTTTGTTGCTATTGACAAAGATTTTGTCACTTGGTAAAGTGAAGGGAAATtcaatcttttttccattttgaTTGGTTCCAACTTCCAAGTACTAATATGCTAATATTGTGCATTTATGGTTCATGTTGAACTGAAAATTGGCATGGGATCCTACCCAAAAATTCGGACATAGTATCATGTTTGTTACAACTGGTCCAGCACGTCAAATGGTGAATTATTCATACTTAAAAAGGCAAATCTGATGTTAAGGAAGGCAAGACGTACACGAGGTAAGCCTTTTTGCTCAACTTCTAATGTTAAGAAATAGAGACTTGGCGAAGTATTTAGTGAGATTCTTTTATGAACAGGCACACATTTGGAAGATACTCAGCTTAGGACCTTAAAATCTGCATAAGAAATGAGATGTGTTTAGCATTGGCCCTCTGAGATGTTTAGGATGTAATAGGTTCCTAGAGTGTAGAATTTTAGTGCTGCAATAAGTTGAGTATTTAGTCCCACACTGGATATGTATACAAATTAACATCGCTTCCTTTATTATTCTTGCTTCATATAAACATTGTCCCTTTCGGAACGATACAAAGAAGATTAGTATGGCTCCTGCACGAAGATTACACGCACAAATCTACTTTGTTTACAGCCTTCATCACAGTAACCCGCAAGACTCCCAGTGTCATGGTATGTCGTTATAGGATGAATGGATAATATTAGCAACTATGTTTTAGACTTTTAGTATGTATTAGAGTTTGTTGACGATAGTGATCACCACATTTTGCATTGAAATCTAAAATTTTTCAATAAAAATGCTTATATTTGGACTTTTGTAAGCTCTTTTGAGGAACTTTCTTCTGAAAATAAACTTGTTGTGGATGGCACACGATGACGTAATAGTGTAGCTGCGTAAAGAgtaattaattatgattaagaAGCCATAACGACCCATAAGGCTCAGTCATCTATAGTTGCAATAAGCAGTTTCAGTTGCTGGTAGACTTTATAATTAACAGACTCTGAACCAAATCTGCACTACTAACGAGTTCAGGGACTTTATAATTAACTGACTCTGAACCAAATCTGACCCTGAACCAAATCTGACCCTGAACCAAAGATTTTCATTTCAGGTATTTTAATGGATGCACGTTTTTGAAGAACAGATTTAGTGTCAGCAGGCCCGGCCCTGAACCGGCCCAAAGTGGGACACGGAACAGGGCCTCCGATTATAAAAGGCCCCCAAATCCAAAATCTTGTTTATtggatattaaaaaaaaaaaaaaaaaaaaactccaaaCTCAGCAACACGTGAAActgtaaaaaggaaaagaacatAAGTATACTTTCTGTAATTTTTATCACTCCCAAGGAGGAAAGGAAAAGTGTCAGAGTATCGGAAAGAGTATTTTTTAGTAATTTGCTTTTATTTAGTAAAGGTTTAATTTTCTTGACAAGGCAACTTTTCATTAGTACTGAGTATAACTGTATAAGAGTACTTCATATTTAGAGATTTTTAGGGGcttattttgcctaaaattttTCAGGGGGCCTATTttgcctaattttttttttagggggACTATTTTTAATTGATAGCACAGGGCCTTCATTTCATTTGGGCCGGGCCTGAGTGTCAGATTACTTCCTCCAATGTCATACAGATCAATGCCAATGTCAAGTTATTTGATTTTTCACTTTGTCATCATAAACTCTTAAAACTTGGCAAATAACAAGCATATTTTTAGTATAGCTGTCTTGCTTAAATCTTAAGTAAGAATTGATTAGGGGCCGCGCGAACGCAGGCCCCCACTATCACAAATTATGACGTACACTCTTCCACTTGGGGAGATGTTAGGCAGGCACTCCTCCGAAGTGCAATGGAGGTCACCTACTTAGGCCATGAGCCTTAATGATCACTCATTGACCCCGTCCAGGTAAGTAATTTGCTAAGTCATACGCATTTCATATTTATACTCATTTTTCCTGTAAACCTCTTTTTAGTTACACGATGTGGGACAATATCCGTTGGTCATGACTCTGCATCAAATCAGTACGGACTATGTATTTTTGTAAATATTAACTCTTTAAACTTAGCTATACAGAAGTATTAACTCATTAATAATGATTCCTTATTATTAATGTTCTCCCAAGTACGTTAGTATTGCATAGTCAAAGAGGACTAAGAATGAAAACCTATATAATTTAACTAGATAATCAAGATCGAATGAGTCTGAGTTTGATAGCTACCGAGTTTACAAACCGGTAGGTTTCCTGTCAACTAGTTAGGTTTGGTTCTTCACCTTTAAAAACAGTACGGTTTCTGCAACATGAATCACATGGATTAATTCATGATTATGTCTAACATCCCAAAGCTAATGCAGAGTAGACGTGATAGAACAAAAAATGCTATAAACTATCTCAAACTCAGAAGGAAAAAGGCGAAAAAGGGTTGAGAAATCTGTCAGACAACTGTATGATCATCCCAAATCTCACGTAGGAAGCAAGGGAACGATGCTCTACAACACACAGAGATCAGAAGATCAGCCGATAGCCATTAATCACGCTCAGAACAAGCCAGTTTCTTCTATTACTAGACTTACTTGTATGACTTATTTACCTACAACCTACTAATCTTTATGGGAAAACTTGATTGATAGTTTAATTGGTCAAATACACTAGTTGTATTTTAGTTTGCACTGAAATAAAACAAGGAAAGAAAGTTAGCCATTTATCAcccaaaaaagaaacaaaaggtTTGAAGTCTGTCAGACAACCGTGCGATCTTCCTCAAGCTCACAAGTGAACTGAGAAACGATCATCTACAGCGCCAGAGACCAGTAGATCAATTGGTAGCCATTAATCACGCTCAGATCGCACGGTCATGATTCATCCACCAGACTTGGTTTTCTGTCTCTTTAGAACTCAAAGATACAGAGGTACGAATACTATAGAACAGATCCTGTTCAAGTAAGGTCGTGCTATGTCATTCATTTCCTCTTGTTTATAAAAATACATACTACAACATATATAGTCTATGTGGGACTTTTCTACCAGATTTGTTTTTGTACTTTCATTGAATGTTCATTTAGCCCCAAAGATGGTTTAACGAAGTGAAACTGTTACTTGGGCTGCTCAGCCCTTATTTTTGCGTATGCTATCACTTGTTTGGTTTCTTTCCTCTCGGTGTGGAGGGTCTCCTAATGCTTTTCTATTTCCTATTaggtaaaaaaacaaaaaaacttgtTTCGTATATATTCCAAACTACATCGGTTgtgaaatttatttttcatcTAAACTTTACTTGTTATGATATTTAGCTTCTAGATCGGGTTGAATGTTTAATATTAGACTAATTTTTGTATGATTAATGTTCAGATTTACTCACTTCAAAGTACTCGGCTTATGCATCTCCTCCCTTACGACAAACGTAAACCTGTAGTTCACTACTTAGTTCAATCAACAAATGGTGCTCTAATGTAAGAAGAAACGTTAAGCATTAAACAAAATCACATACGTCACCGGAGTATTAATTAAGCTCTTTAAATATTAATCGTATACTAACACAATAAGACATAACATGCATTATAGGGGACCTGGTAGAACTGAGTAGGGAGGCCTCTTAAATTTCATTTGAAATAAAATGGGCCAATTTCATATACATTTAACTCAATAGTCaatatcacaaattcacaattgcCACTTTATGCAGCTGTTTGGGGAGTTCTGCATATACAGGTAAAAATGAACAAATTATATCATTCCTATCAAATTGACTGTTGATTGTTGAGTGTTGAATACAACTAATTATCAATGATCATCGCCTGTTTAATTATCATCAGAAATAATCCCTACTTAATCCACTTGAGCTGCTTGACAAGCCCACCAATTGTTATAATGGAAGGAGTCCCAGACATGCATAAATCTTCCAGAAGAGGAATCGTCTTCCACACTCTCAGAGCCATTGGAGAAGAAGTTTCtgcacaagtgaaacacaaatATTACAATTTACAAGTCATATCCATGTTTTGAAACGGGTAGTTTGATATGGAGTAGTAGTACTATGCCTCACCTTCGTTAAAATTCTCTGTGCAAATAGAAGCATAATGAGTATTAGCCAAGTCAAGAAGGGCAAATCGCCATTGCCCATTTGGAAACTCAGACGATTCAACAGTAATTTCAGATTCCTGGCATTTACCGCGACGTGGGAAATTGAACAATAGGTAAGCTGTAAACTCACAGAATGGtagtttgaaaagaaaaaaaacagcaGTACTTAAATATAGAACAGAGGCATTTTCCCAGGTAGCTTGCAAAAAGTAGACAACATCGACTATTGAAATAGCTCGCAAAAGCTGGATTGAAGAATGAGAATCAAAGCTGAAATTCTGGTAAAGCTTCTCAAAGAAAGGAGAAACCGAACATGTAACTGCATTCCAGGATATTGTTAAAGTACATTGACTAGGTCGAAAGTCAGAATTTACCAATATGGGACAACTGAGAATCAAGCCTGCACTTAAAATCGGACTAGTCAGTCTAGACCAAGTGCCAAAACCAGACCATATAGATTCTGCTCCGGTCATCAGCCGTAAATTTTGGTGTAGCCAGATTCTGGTGTGCGGGAACAAGTTTCTATTGACTTGGTTAGCTTACCATTTTTTCCAGTGATTTTCTCTCCATCTCCTCTCCTTAGAACAAATATATCACCCTCCCTCCTAAACGTTGAAGCCCTAAACGATATAGAGAGTTGACATTTAACTAAAGTTTAATGGATATTGCTTTTAGACATTCCATGCTTTCTTTTCATAGCTATAGGTGCCATCTTAAATTCAGAATGACACACACGCTGTTAACTTCTTCTTTTTCTCTATTGTAAGGTTGTCCACTTCCTTGTAAGATAAATTCAAAAGGCACTATACTGATATTGAAAAGATTAGCTAAAAATAACAGAACCAGACTGTCCAGCTTGTTCCTAGTCTGAAGTCTGAACTACAGAATCATTCTAGtcgggttataatgaaatgagcgcagtaagtgtttgggtgcgatcataccagcactaatgcaccggatcccatcagaactccccagttaagcgtgcttgggcgagagtagtactaggatgggtgacctcctaggaagtcctcgtgttgcaccctttttttctccaaattccgttttttatttttttccgacgacggtgccttttttccgaggtcaaacgaggttgcggagcgtaggtggtcgagaaataaggaacttggaaaaagaacggcggagttccgagaaccgggcgcaaatttacggcattccgaacagaaaagggggtcgggtcgggtcgggtttgggttataatgaaatgagcgcagcaagtgtttgggtgcgatcataccaacactaatgcaccggatcccatcagaactccgcagttaagcgtgcttgggcgagagtagtactaggatgggtgacctcctgggaagtcctagtgttgcaccccttttttcgccaaattccgttttttatttttttccgacgacggtgccttttttccgaggtcaaacgaggttgcggagcgtaggtggtcgagaaataaggaacttggaaaaagaacggcggagttccgagaaccgggcgcaaagttacggcattccgaacagaaaagggggtcgggtcgggtttgggttataatgaaatgagcgcagtaagtgtttgggtgccatcataccagcactaatgcaccggatcccatcagaactccccagttaagcgtgcttgggcgagagtagtactaggatgggtgacctcctgggaagtcctcgtgttgcaccctttttttcgccaaattccgttttttaattttttccgacgacggtgccttttttccgaggtcaaatgaggttgcggagcgtaggtggtcgagaaataaggaacttggaaaaagaacggcggagttccgagaaccgggcgcaaatttacggcattccgaacagaaaagggggtcgggtcgggtcgggtttgagttataatgaaatgagcccagtaagtgtttgggtgcgatcataccagcactaatgcaccggatcccattaGAACTCCGCAGtcaagcgtgcttgggcgagagtagtactaggatgggtgacctcctgggaagtcctcgtgttgcaccctttttttcgccaaattccgtttattatttttttcgacgacggtgccttttttccgaggtcaaacgagggttgcggagcgtaggtggtcgagaaataaggaacttggaaaaagaacggcggagttccgagaaccgggcgcaaatttacggcattccgaacagaaaagggggtcgggtcgggtcgggtttgggttataatgaaatgagcgcagtaagtgtttgggtgcgatcataccagcactaatgcaccggatcccatcagaactccgcagttaagcttgcttgggcgagagtagtactaggatgggtgacctcctgggaagtcctcgtgttgcaccctttttttcgccaaattccgtttttttatttttttccgacgacggtgccttttttccgaggtcaaacgaggttgcggagcgtaggtggtcgagaaataaggaacttggaaaaagaacggcggagttccgagaaccgggcgcaaatttacggcattccgaacagaaaagggggtcgggtcgggtcgggtttgggttataatgaaatgagcgcagcaagtgtttgggtgcgatcataccaacactaatgcaccggatcccatcagaactccgcagttaagcgtgcgtgggcgagagtagtactaggatgggtgacctcctgggaagtcctagtgttgcaccccttttttcgccaaattccgttttttatttttttcgacgacggtgccttttttccgaggtcaaacgaggttgcggagcgtaggtggtcgagaaataaggaacttggaaaaagaacggcggagttccgagaaccgggcgcaaagttacggcattccgaacagaaaagggggtcgggtcgggtttgggttataatgaaatgagcgcagtaagtgtttgggtgcgatcataccagcactaatgcaccggatcccatcagaactccccagttaagcgtgcttgggcgagagtagtactaggatgggtgacctcctgggaagtcctcgtgttgcaccctttttttcgccaaattccgttttttatttttttccgacgacggtgccttttttccgaggtcaaacgaggttgcggagcgtaggtggtcgagaaataaggaacttggaaaaagaacggcggagttccgagaaccgggcgcaaatttacggcattccgaacagaaaagggggtcgggtcgggtcgggtttgggttataatgaaatgagcgcagcaagtgtttgggtgcgatcataccaacactaatgcaccggatcccatcagaactccgcagttaagcgtgcttgggcgagagtagtactaggatgggtgacctcctgggaagtcctagtgttgcaccccttttttcgccaaattccgttttttatttttttccgacgacggtgccttttttccgaggtcaaacgaggttgcggagcgtaggtggtcgagaaataaggaacttggaaaaagaacggcggagttccgagaaccgggcgcaaagttacggcattccgaacagaaaagggggtcgggtcgggtttgggttataatgaaatgagcgcagtaagtgtttgggtgccatcataccagcactaatgcaccggatcccatcagaactccccagttaagcgtgcttgggcgagagtagtactaggatgggtgacctcctgggaagtcctcgtgttgcaccctttttttcgccaaattccgttttttatttttttccgacgacggtgccttttttccgaggtcaaatgaggttgcggagcgtaggtggtcgagaaataaggaacttggaaaaagaacggcggagttccgagaaccgggcgcaaatttacggcattccgaacagaaaagggggtcgggtcgggtcgggtttgagttataatgaaatgagcccagtaagtgtttgggtgcgatcataccagcactaatgcaccggatcccatcagaactccgcagtcaagcgtgcttgggcgagagtagtactaggatgggtgacctcctgggaagtcctcgtgttgcaccctttttttcgccaaattccgtttattatttttttcgacgacggtgccttttttccgaggtcaaacgagggttgcggagcgtaggtggtcgagaaataaggaacttggaaaaagaacggcggagttccgagaaccgggcgcaaatttacggcattccgaacagaaaagggggtcgggtcgggtcgggtttgggttataatgaaatgagcgcagtaagtgtttgggtgcgatcataccagcactaatgcaccggatcccatcagaactccgcagttaagcgtgcttggactagagtagtactaggatgggtgacctcctgggaagtcctcgtgttgcaccctttttttcgccaaattccgtttttttattttttttcgacgacggtgccttttttccgaggtcaaacgaggttgcggagcgtaggtggtcgagaaataaggaacttggaaaaagaacggcggagttccgagaaccgggcgcaaagttacggcattccgaacagaaaagggggtcgggtcgggtttcggttataatgaaatgagcgcagtaagtgtttgggtgcgatcataccagcactaatgcaccggatcccatcagaactccccagttaagcgtgcttgggcgagagtagtactaggatgggtgacctcctgagaagtcctcgtgttgcaccctttttttcgccaaattccgacgacggtgccttttttccgaggtcaaacgaggttgtggagcgtaggtggtcgagaaataaggaacttggaaaaagaacggcggagttccgagaaccgggcgcaaagttacggcattccgaacagaaaagggggtcgggtcgggtttgggttataatgaaatgagcgcagtaagtgtttgggtgcgatcataccagcactaatgcaccggatcccatcagaactccccaattaagcgtgcttgggcgagagtagtactaggattggtaacctcctgggaagtcctcgtgttgcacccttttttccgccaaattccgttttttatttttttccgacgacggtgccttttttccgaggtcaaatgaggttgcggagcgttggtggtcgagaaataaggaacttggaaaaagaacggcggagttccgagaaccgg contains these protein-coding regions:
- the LOC110780515 gene encoding uncharacterized protein, with protein sequence MTGAESIWSGFGTWSRLTSPILSAGLILSCPILVNSDFRPSQCTLTISWNAVTCSVSPFFEKLYQNFSFDSHSSIQLLRAISIVDVVYFLQATWENASVLYLSTAVFFLFKLPFCEFTAYLLFNFPRRGKCQESEITVESSEFPNGQWRFALLDLANTHYASICTENFNEETSSPMALRVWKTIPLLEDLCMSGTPSIITIGGLVKQLKWIK